One window of the Roseovarius sp. THAF9 genome contains the following:
- a CDS encoding DUF563 domain-containing protein, producing MMDDAAPGAALDPRVLPQPHVETVEQALVAPMPEGRELACGVFRPDGSFVEQSRTLYSANRFTAQPDVPEVAEVLPGRHLFIGIGRHHFGHFLLECISRLWPLAAGGYDGLVLIPMHGIDFGAVFQRRLKAFVDLLSDGLPVHFVQSPVRVEELDVPTQGMGHRDWITGTPEFRRFIRGRLQAAVTPKGDEKIYLSRSLLKRPGQMVDQEERIERLMRKAGYTILHPQRHSLPEQCARYAAARQIVGPDGSAFHLAPFVMRPGTKVGLIQRRWRQGAFDALANQIEAFCDVDLVKMNPLLRPDDERVSEDVPPPLDYRRLVRKLEAGGFL from the coding sequence ATGATGGATGACGCGGCGCCCGGCGCGGCGCTGGATCCGCGTGTCTTGCCGCAGCCGCATGTCGAGACGGTGGAGCAGGCGCTGGTGGCGCCGATGCCCGAAGGGCGGGAGCTGGCCTGCGGCGTGTTCAGGCCCGATGGCAGCTTTGTCGAGCAGTCGCGCACGCTTTATTCGGCCAACCGCTTCACCGCGCAGCCGGATGTGCCGGAGGTGGCAGAGGTCCTGCCCGGGCGGCACCTGTTTATCGGCATCGGGCGGCATCATTTCGGGCATTTCCTGCTGGAATGCATCTCGCGGCTGTGGCCGCTGGCGGCAGGCGGCTATGACGGGCTGGTGCTGATCCCGATGCATGGCATCGACTTCGGGGCGGTATTCCAGCGGCGGCTTAAGGCGTTCGTGGACCTGTTGAGCGATGGCTTGCCGGTGCATTTCGTGCAGTCACCTGTGCGGGTCGAGGAACTGGACGTGCCGACGCAGGGCATGGGGCACCGCGACTGGATCACCGGCACGCCGGAGTTTCGCCGGTTCATTCGCGGGCGGCTTCAGGCGGCGGTCACACCCAAGGGGGACGAGAAGATCTATCTGTCACGGTCCCTGCTGAAACGCCCGGGCCAGATGGTGGACCAGGAAGAGCGGATCGAGCGGCTGATGCGCAAGGCAGGCTACACGATCCTGCATCCGCAGCGCCACAGCCTGCCGGAGCAATGCGCCCGCTATGCCGCCGCGCGACAGATCGTGGGGCCGGACGGCTCGGCCTTTCACCTGGCGCCGTTCGTGATGCGCCCCGGCACAAAGGTGGGCCTGATCCAGAGGCGCTGGCGACAGGGGGCGTTCGACGCGCTCGCGAACCAGATCGAGGCGTTCTGCGACGTGGATCTTGTGAAAATGAACCCGCTGTTGCGCCCCGACGACGAACGGGTGTCAGAGGACGTGCCGCCCCCCTTGGATTATCGTCGCCTTGTGCGGAAACTGGAGGCGGGTGGGTTTCTCTGA
- a CDS encoding DMT family transporter encodes MTDRLRGHAAMLAFSGLIAGSFALGSMAAPHIAPTALNVVRFILASVLLGSAAWATVGIPRATWQAPWRYLLLGGSMGLYFVMMFEALKTAAPVSAAAVFTLTPIMSGLFGYILLRQVMTARMGLALAIGAAGALWVIFDADLQALLRFEMGRGEIIFFFGCIAHAFYTPLVRKLNRGERPIVFSFGAMVAAAGLIALAGWSDMRGTDWPGLPAIVWITIVYTAVAATAITFVLLQYASLRLPSAKVMAYTYLTPTWVICWQAALGHGLPPPMILVGVGMTIVALVLLLKDE; translated from the coding sequence GTGACCGACCGGCTGCGCGGCCATGCCGCGATGCTGGCTTTTTCCGGGCTGATCGCCGGATCCTTCGCCCTTGGCTCGATGGCCGCACCCCATATCGCACCCACCGCGCTCAACGTCGTGCGGTTCATCCTTGCCTCGGTCCTGCTTGGCAGTGCGGCCTGGGCGACCGTCGGTATCCCGCGCGCGACGTGGCAGGCGCCCTGGCGCTATCTGCTTTTGGGCGGGTCGATGGGGCTTTATTTCGTGATGATGTTCGAGGCGCTGAAAACCGCCGCTCCGGTCAGCGCGGCGGCCGTCTTTACCTTGACACCCATAATGTCCGGCCTTTTCGGCTATATCCTTCTGCGGCAGGTGATGACCGCGCGCATGGGCCTGGCGCTGGCCATCGGCGCGGCGGGGGCGCTTTGGGTGATCTTCGACGCCGATCTTCAGGCGCTCCTGCGGTTCGAAATGGGCCGGGGCGAGATCATTTTCTTTTTCGGCTGCATCGCGCACGCGTTCTATACCCCGCTGGTGCGCAAGCTGAACCGGGGCGAGCGGCCCATCGTCTTTTCCTTTGGCGCCATGGTTGCCGCCGCCGGTCTGATCGCGCTGGCAGGCTGGTCCGACATGCGCGGCACCGACTGGCCCGGCCTGCCCGCCATTGTCTGGATCACCATCGTCTACACCGCCGTCGCGGCCACGGCGATCACCTTCGTCCTGCTGCAATATGCCTCGCTGCGACTGCCCAGCGCCAAGGTCATGGCCTATACCTACCTGACACCCACATGGGTGATCTGCTGGCAGGCGGCACTGGGCCACGGCCTGCCCCCGCCCATGATCCTCGTGGGCGTCGGGATGACCATCGTGGCGCTGGTGTTGCTCTTGAAGGACGAATAG
- a CDS encoding LysR family transcriptional regulator → MDSWDEVRTAFHVARVGTVSGAAEALGVHHATVIRHIDALEERLGVKLFQRHARGYSTTEAGEDLLRVAQATDDQFSQLAGRIKGRGNDVSGELVITSLGGFSHLLVPVLTEFRKEYPDIILRYLTGDRLFRLEYGEAHVAIRAGRAPDQPDNVVQPFYKQAHTLYAAQSYVGKHGLPASEAEFDQHWFVSADDPKNRAPFNQWLRQTAPEERIIFRSQDVHAQRRAITEGAGIGFLSKVLANQLGNLTEVMPARDEWSAPIWLVTHMDLHRTTKVQAFLRFLKDRAKAWEVE, encoded by the coding sequence ATGGACAGCTGGGATGAAGTCCGCACAGCCTTTCACGTGGCGCGCGTCGGGACGGTCAGCGGCGCCGCCGAGGCGCTGGGTGTTCACCACGCCACCGTCATCCGCCATATCGACGCGCTCGAGGAGCGGTTGGGCGTCAAGCTTTTCCAGCGCCACGCCCGTGGCTATTCCACCACCGAGGCGGGCGAGGACCTCTTGCGCGTGGCCCAAGCAACCGACGACCAGTTCAGTCAGCTTGCCGGCCGGATCAAGGGCCGCGGCAACGACGTCTCGGGCGAACTGGTGATCACCTCGCTTGGCGGTTTCAGCCATCTTCTGGTGCCGGTCCTGACCGAGTTCCGGAAGGAATACCCCGATATCATCCTGCGCTACCTCACTGGCGACCGCCTTTTTCGGCTGGAATACGGCGAGGCGCATGTCGCCATCCGCGCGGGCCGCGCCCCCGATCAGCCTGACAACGTGGTGCAGCCCTTCTACAAGCAGGCGCACACGCTTTACGCCGCGCAATCCTATGTCGGCAAGCACGGCCTGCCCGCGTCCGAAGCCGAGTTCGACCAGCACTGGTTCGTCAGCGCCGACGACCCCAAGAACCGCGCCCCGTTCAACCAGTGGCTGCGACAGACAGCGCCCGAAGAGCGCATCATCTTCCGCAGCCAGGACGTGCACGCCCAGCGCCGCGCAATCACCGAAGGCGCGGGCATCGGGTTTCTCAGCAAGGTTCTCGCCAACCAGCTCGGCAACCTGACCGAGGTCATGCCCGCACGCGACGAATGGTCCGCGCCGATCTGGCTGGTGACCCATATGGACCTGCACCGCACCACCAAGGTTCAGGCCTTCCTGCGGTTCCTCAAGGATCGCGCCAAGGCGTGGGAGGTCGAGTGA
- a CDS encoding I78 family peptidase inhibitor, whose protein sequence is MRWWAIATVATVAACGPAVTDNGVPSRAEEEGPDICKAADHADLVGQPLAAFDQSALDQPVRIIPPGGIVTMEYNPKRLNVDLDSSDNIVRFWCG, encoded by the coding sequence ATGCGGTGGTGGGCAATAGCGACAGTGGCAACCGTGGCGGCCTGCGGGCCAGCCGTAACGGACAACGGCGTGCCCTCGCGCGCCGAAGAGGAAGGCCCCGATATCTGCAAGGCCGCCGACCACGCCGACCTTGTCGGCCAGCCACTCGCGGCTTTCGACCAGTCCGCGCTGGACCAGCCCGTGCGCATCATCCCGCCCGGCGGCATCGTGACGATGGAATACAATCCCAAGCGGCTGAATGTCGACCTGGACAGCAGCGACAATATCGTGCGCTTCTGGTGCGGCTAG
- the yghU gene encoding glutathione-dependent disulfide-bond oxidoreductase, translated as MTDDTYTPPEVWTWDAESGGTFASTNRPIAGATHDKELPVGEHPFQLYSMGTPNGVKVTVMFEELLAAGHDAEYDAWLIRIGDGDQFGSGFVDVNPNSKIPAMVDRSGTEPIDVFESGSIMIHLAEKFGAFLPTSGPQRTEVMNWLMWQMGSAPYLGGGFGHFYAYAPEKYEYPINRFAMETKRQLDVLDKRLADRPFIAGQEYSIADMAIWPWYGNLALGRQYNAGKFLSVHEYKNVVAWAEKILDRPTVQRGRMVNRTMGEPHEQLWERHDASDFETRTQDKIGDKG; from the coding sequence ATGACTGATGACACCTACACCCCGCCTGAAGTCTGGACATGGGACGCCGAAAGCGGAGGCACCTTCGCCTCGACCAATCGGCCCATCGCCGGGGCGACGCATGACAAGGAACTGCCGGTGGGCGAGCATCCTTTTCAGCTCTACTCCATGGGCACGCCCAACGGGGTCAAAGTGACGGTGATGTTCGAGGAGCTTCTGGCGGCGGGCCACGACGCGGAATACGACGCATGGCTGATCCGCATCGGCGATGGTGACCAATTCGGGTCGGGCTTTGTCGACGTGAACCCCAATTCCAAGATCCCGGCAATGGTGGACCGGTCGGGAACTGAGCCGATCGACGTGTTCGAATCCGGGTCGATCATGATCCACCTGGCGGAAAAGTTCGGGGCGTTCCTGCCCACGTCCGGCCCGCAGCGGACCGAGGTAATGAACTGGCTGATGTGGCAGATGGGCAGCGCGCCCTATCTTGGCGGCGGGTTCGGGCACTTTTATGCCTATGCGCCGGAAAAGTACGAGTACCCGATCAACCGCTTCGCGATGGAAACCAAGCGTCAGTTGGACGTGCTGGACAAGCGGCTGGCAGACCGACCCTTTATCGCGGGGCAAGAGTACAGCATCGCGGATATGGCGATCTGGCCCTGGTACGGTAACCTGGCACTGGGGCGGCAGTACAATGCCGGCAAGTTCCTGAGCGTGCATGAATACAAGAACGTCGTGGCCTGGGCCGAGAAGATCCTGGATCGACCGACCGTTCAGCGCGGGCGCATGGTGAACCGCACGATGGGCGAACCCCACGAGCAGTTGTGGGAACGCCACGACGCATCGGATTTTGAGACCAGGACCCAGGACAAGATCGGCGACAAGGGCTGA
- a CDS encoding NYN domain-containing protein — protein MPDRSHLLAVLIDADNVPSKYAEAILKEVTSYGEPGLRRVYGDWSSQQLSGWTKTAQNLGLVQHQQTANTKGKNASDIGLVIDAMDILHAGHFDGFVLVSSDSDFTRLASRIREQGLTVIGIGEAKAPDALKNACNRFVAIENIYQEAGSSARSKTKAGLDSKSAADARNLIFDAMEKIDQEGEWYPLGRIGQQIQADKPDFDTRTYGEKKLSDLVGKLKVFETKSGPGNQMLVRRVD, from the coding sequence ATGCCAGACCGTTCCCACCTGCTTGCCGTGCTGATCGATGCCGACAACGTGCCCTCCAAATACGCCGAGGCCATTCTGAAGGAGGTCACCAGCTATGGCGAGCCGGGCCTGCGGCGGGTTTATGGCGACTGGTCCAGCCAGCAACTGAGTGGATGGACCAAGACGGCGCAGAACCTCGGGCTGGTCCAGCACCAGCAGACGGCGAATACCAAGGGCAAGAACGCGTCGGATATCGGGCTGGTGATCGACGCCATGGACATCCTGCACGCAGGTCATTTCGACGGGTTCGTGCTCGTCTCGTCGGACAGCGATTTCACCCGGCTGGCCAGCCGCATCCGCGAACAGGGCCTGACGGTGATCGGCATCGGCGAGGCCAAGGCGCCCGACGCGCTGAAGAATGCGTGCAACCGGTTCGTGGCGATCGAGAACATCTATCAGGAGGCCGGGTCCTCGGCGCGGTCCAAAACCAAAGCTGGGCTGGATTCCAAGTCTGCGGCCGATGCGCGGAACCTAATTTTCGATGCAATGGAGAAGATCGATCAGGAGGGCGAGTGGTACCCGCTGGGCCGGATCGGGCAGCAGATCCAGGCGGACAAGCCGGATTTCGACACGCGGACTTATGGTGAGAAGAAGCTGAGCGACCTTGTGGGCAAGCTGAAGGTGTTCGAAACCAAGTCGGGCCCGGGCAACCAGATGCTGGTGCGCCGGGTCGACTAA
- a CDS encoding flavodoxin family protein → MAELLIVYHSKTGGSRQMAQAAAEAARDETTTTLQTAEDTGPDDLLRADGYIFCAPENLAAIAGVMKDFFDRCYYPVLGRIEGRPYAQMICAGSDGTNAQKQIARIAQGWRLKAVQEPFIICTHAQTQEQILAEKHLSEDDLAPCRELGQALGAGLEMGAF, encoded by the coding sequence ATGGCCGAGCTTCTGATCGTCTACCATTCCAAGACCGGCGGCAGCCGCCAGATGGCACAGGCCGCCGCTGAGGCCGCGCGGGATGAGACGACCACGACGCTTCAGACCGCCGAAGACACCGGGCCGGACGACCTTCTGCGCGCCGACGGCTATATCTTCTGCGCGCCCGAAAACCTGGCCGCCATCGCGGGCGTGATGAAGGACTTTTTCGACCGCTGCTATTATCCAGTGCTGGGCCGGATCGAGGGGCGCCCCTATGCCCAGATGATCTGCGCCGGGTCGGACGGCACCAATGCGCAGAAACAGATTGCCCGCATCGCCCAGGGCTGGCGGCTGAAGGCTGTGCAGGAACCGTTCATCATCTGCACCCACGCCCAGACGCAGGAACAGATCCTGGCCGAGAAACACCTGTCAGAGGATGACCTTGCCCCCTGCCGCGAGCTGGGTCAGGCGCTTGGCGCAGGGCTGGAAATGGGCGCTTTTTAG
- the dapA gene encoding 4-hydroxy-tetrahydrodipicolinate synthase produces MFKGSFPALVTPFKNGELDLDTLKKLVEWHIAEGSHGLVPVGTTGESPTLSHTEHETVVSEVVRAVAGRIPVIAGAGSNNTLESIRFIQHAEEVGADAALVVTPYYNKPTQRGLIAHFTALHDCCNLPIIIYNIPGRSSVDMMPDTMGELAKLPRIVGVKDATGDLARVSHQRMTCGKEFCQISGEDATAHGFNAQGGVGVITVTGNVAPRMVAEVQNATLAGDYAKALEIQDRLMPLHKAIFTEPGLVGAKYALSRLGLCSDEVRSPLTDLSDETKAMVDDGLRHAGLMN; encoded by the coding sequence ATGTTCAAAGGATCATTTCCTGCCCTGGTCACGCCGTTCAAGAACGGCGAACTGGATCTCGATACGCTCAAGAAACTTGTCGAGTGGCATATCGCCGAGGGCAGCCACGGCCTCGTGCCAGTCGGAACCACCGGCGAAAGCCCCACGCTCAGCCATACCGAGCATGAAACCGTTGTGTCCGAAGTGGTGCGCGCCGTCGCGGGCCGCATTCCGGTTATCGCCGGCGCGGGCAGCAACAACACGCTCGAATCGATCCGCTTCATCCAGCACGCCGAAGAGGTCGGCGCCGATGCGGCGCTCGTGGTGACGCCGTATTACAACAAGCCCACCCAGCGCGGCCTGATCGCCCATTTCACGGCGCTGCACGACTGCTGCAACCTGCCGATCATCATCTACAACATTCCGGGCCGGTCCTCGGTGGATATGATGCCCGACACGATGGGCGAGCTGGCCAAGCTGCCGCGCATCGTCGGCGTCAAGGACGCTACCGGCGACCTGGCCCGCGTCAGCCACCAGCGCATGACCTGCGGCAAGGAGTTCTGCCAGATCTCGGGCGAGGACGCGACCGCGCATGGCTTCAACGCCCAAGGCGGCGTTGGCGTGATCACCGTCACGGGCAATGTGGCCCCTCGCATGGTGGCCGAAGTACAGAACGCCACGCTGGCGGGCGACTATGCCAAGGCGCTGGAAATCCAGGACCGGCTGATGCCGCTGCACAAGGCGATCTTCACCGAGCCGGGCCTCGTTGGCGCAAAATATGCCCTGTCGCGGCTGGGTCTTTGCAGTGACGAGGTACGCTCGCCCCTGACCGACCTCAGCGACGAGACCAAGGCGATGGTCGATGACGGCTTGCGCCATGCCGGGCTGATGAACTAG
- a CDS encoding lytic transglycosylase domain-containing protein encodes MQEMFSVQRVVVALMALLWPLLAAAQSEESGQSQPASGSETGTDAEETVMVAPAPRIPPRPMSSAFDAMLAGRWATAAQIAERAGPAGVTLIEWHRLRAGEGTPGEILGFLEDHADWPGLEYLHKQAEGAMIGATPDEIITFYDDRVPQSGLGALSYARALQEAGRPGDADVAMVLAWRTLDLSTAEHDAFIRARPELLKPHHAARLDMALWRGLRDVQQMLPLVDEETRDIAQTRLAIEADADGADKRLELLPDAAKSNPHIAYALYNRHIRKNRPDDAIKLILRQSRLEGNGLGDAERWAGWRRELARDRMRDGAARTAYDLASVHGLVEGSHFADLEWLAGFIALTDLGDPELAIFHFQRFMDGVETPISLGRAGYWLGRAQEAAGNEAAAKIAYELGALHQTSFYGLLAAERGGFPFDRKLNGRQSFPDWRAADFAQGEVFQAGVLALANGRVSLAERFFKHLAATLEPSELGQLGQAMHDLGSPHLQVMVGKATARRGITLPAPYYPLHPMHELELPVPMELALAIARRESEFDQGVASGAGAMGLMQLMPGTAAEVARRLGETGHTRSRVFDDWAYNARLGSAYLAQMASQFDGNVIMMAAGYNAGPARPPRWMTRFGDPRQEGGDIIDWIEHIPFNETRNYVMRVAESLPVYRARLGKEPHPVPFSQELVGNTLSPTVD; translated from the coding sequence ATGCAAGAGATGTTCAGCGTTCAAAGAGTTGTCGTGGCCTTAATGGCCCTGCTGTGGCCGCTGCTCGCGGCGGCGCAGTCGGAGGAGTCGGGTCAATCGCAGCCCGCTTCTGGCTCCGAGACTGGGACGGATGCGGAGGAAACCGTCATGGTCGCCCCCGCACCGCGCATACCGCCGCGCCCGATGTCGAGCGCGTTCGATGCGATGTTGGCCGGACGCTGGGCCACCGCGGCGCAGATTGCGGAACGCGCCGGGCCGGCCGGGGTGACGCTGATCGAATGGCATCGGCTGCGGGCCGGCGAAGGCACGCCGGGAGAGATTCTGGGCTTTCTGGAGGATCACGCCGACTGGCCCGGTCTGGAGTACCTGCACAAGCAGGCCGAAGGGGCGATGATCGGGGCCACGCCCGATGAGATCATCACCTTTTACGATGACCGGGTGCCGCAATCGGGGCTTGGCGCGCTGTCCTACGCGCGGGCGTTGCAGGAGGCTGGCCGGCCCGGCGATGCCGATGTCGCGATGGTGCTGGCGTGGCGGACGCTGGACTTGTCGACGGCGGAACACGACGCCTTCATCCGGGCGCGACCGGAGTTGTTGAAGCCGCATCACGCGGCGCGGCTGGATATGGCCCTGTGGCGGGGTCTGCGGGACGTGCAGCAGATGCTGCCGCTTGTGGACGAGGAGACACGCGATATCGCCCAGACCCGGCTGGCGATCGAGGCCGATGCGGACGGTGCTGACAAGCGGCTGGAGCTGTTGCCCGATGCGGCGAAAAGCAACCCGCATATCGCCTATGCGCTTTACAACCGCCACATTCGGAAAAACCGGCCGGACGACGCGATCAAGCTGATCCTGCGGCAAAGCCGGCTGGAGGGCAACGGGCTGGGCGATGCCGAGCGCTGGGCCGGCTGGCGGCGGGAACTGGCACGCGACCGGATGCGCGATGGTGCGGCGCGCACGGCCTATGACCTGGCATCGGTGCACGGGTTGGTGGAAGGGTCGCATTTCGCCGATCTGGAATGGCTGGCGGGGTTCATCGCTCTGACCGACCTGGGCGATCCCGAACTGGCGATTTTTCATTTCCAGCGGTTCATGGACGGGGTCGAGACGCCGATCTCTCTGGGACGGGCCGGATACTGGCTGGGCCGGGCGCAAGAGGCGGCGGGCAACGAGGCTGCGGCCAAAATCGCCTATGAGCTGGGCGCGCTGCACCAGACCAGCTTTTACGGGCTGTTGGCCGCCGAACGGGGCGGGTTCCCATTCGACCGCAAGCTGAACGGGCGCCAGAGCTTCCCGGACTGGCGCGCGGCGGATTTTGCGCAGGGAGAGGTGTTTCAGGCCGGGGTGCTGGCGCTGGCCAACGGGCGGGTGTCACTGGCTGAGCGGTTCTTCAAGCACCTCGCAGCCACGCTTGAGCCGTCCGAGTTGGGCCAGTTGGGGCAGGCGATGCACGACCTTGGCTCGCCGCACCTGCAGGTGATGGTGGGCAAGGCGACGGCGCGGCGCGGGATCACGCTGCCCGCGCCGTACTATCCGCTGCATCCGATGCACGAGCTGGAGCTTCCGGTGCCGATGGAGCTGGCGCTGGCAATCGCGCGGCGCGAAAGCGAGTTTGACCAGGGCGTGGCCAGCGGCGCGGGCGCGATGGGCCTGATGCAGCTTATGCCCGGCACCGCCGCCGAGGTGGCCCGACGGCTGGGCGAAACCGGGCACACCCGATCGCGCGTTTTCGACGATTGGGCCTACAACGCGCGGCTGGGCTCGGCCTATCTGGCGCAGATGGCGTCACAATTCGACGGCAATGTGATCATGATGGCTGCGGGCTATAACGCGGGGCCGGCGCGGCCGCCGCGCTGGATGACACGGTTCGGCGATCCGCGGCAGGAGGGCGGGGACATCATCGACTGGATCGAGCATATCCCGTTCAACGAGACGCGGAACTACGTGATGCGCGTGGCCGAAAGCCTGCCGGTCTACCGGGCGCGGCTGGGCAAGGAGCCGCACCCGGTGCCGTTTTCGCAGGAACTAGTCGGCAATACGCTTTCACCGACGGTGGATTGA
- a CDS encoding copper chaperone PCu(A)C: protein MKTLLTLASTIILSTGIATAHDYTSGDLEIMHPMAFETPKMAKAGAGFLTITNNGDTDDVLLEVRADFPKVEVHTTEETDGVAKMMHVEHLPIPAGETVELAPGGYHVMFMGLESPFEDGQEIPATLVFETAGEVEVTFNVEARSEDGESMDHSNH from the coding sequence ATGAAAACCCTTCTTACCCTTGCATCTACCATCATCCTTTCGACAGGCATCGCCACCGCGCATGACTACACCTCCGGCGACCTTGAAATCATGCACCCGATGGCCTTCGAGACGCCCAAGATGGCCAAAGCGGGCGCCGGTTTTCTTACCATTACAAACAATGGCGACACGGACGATGTACTGCTCGAGGTGCGCGCCGACTTCCCCAAGGTCGAGGTCCACACCACCGAGGAAACCGACGGCGTCGCCAAGATGATGCATGTCGAACACTTGCCCATCCCGGCCGGTGAAACGGTCGAACTCGCCCCCGGCGGCTATCACGTGATGTTCATGGGGTTGGAGTCACCGTTCGAGGACGGTCAGGAAATCCCTGCCACGCTGGTCTTCGAGACCGCGGGCGAGGTCGAGGTCACGTTCAATGTCGAGGCACGCTCCGAGGACGGCGAAAGCATGGACCACTCCAACCACTGA
- a CDS encoding DMT family transporter — translation MAEQNTRLGILMMVTTTFIFAVQDGISQYLAREYNVLMIVMIRYWFFAAFVMTVASRTAGGLRAAARTDQPLVQGFRAVLLVAEICVMIFGFTLLGLVESHAVFACYPLLIAALSGPVLGESVGWRRWAAIGVGFVGVIIILKPGFGVFQPEAIVPLIAALMFALYGLLTRYVGRRDSAATSFFWTGTVGSVAMTAVGLWFWEPMSAYNWLWMAALCVTGAAGHFTLIKCYEVAEASAVQPFAYLQLVFASTIGILFFSETIRLNVALGAGLIVAAGLFTLWRQRLRG, via the coding sequence ATGGCAGAGCAGAACACCCGTCTCGGCATCCTGATGATGGTGACGACCACCTTCATCTTCGCGGTGCAGGACGGCATCTCGCAATACCTCGCGCGGGAATACAACGTGCTGATGATCGTGATGATCCGCTACTGGTTCTTCGCCGCCTTCGTCATGACCGTCGCCAGCCGCACCGCCGGCGGCCTGCGCGCCGCGGCCCGCACGGATCAGCCACTGGTACAGGGCTTTCGCGCCGTGCTGCTGGTGGCCGAGATCTGCGTGATGATCTTCGGGTTCACCCTGCTGGGCCTCGTCGAAAGCCACGCCGTCTTCGCCTGCTATCCTCTGCTTATCGCCGCGCTCTCCGGACCGGTCCTTGGCGAAAGCGTCGGCTGGCGCCGCTGGGCGGCCATTGGCGTGGGTTTCGTCGGGGTCATCATCATTCTGAAACCGGGCTTCGGCGTCTTCCAGCCCGAGGCGATCGTGCCGCTGATAGCCGCCCTGATGTTCGCGCTCTACGGTCTGCTCACGCGCTACGTTGGCCGCCGCGACAGCGCCGCCACCAGCTTTTTCTGGACCGGCACGGTGGGGTCCGTTGCCATGACTGCCGTGGGCCTCTGGTTCTGGGAGCCGATGTCGGCCTATAACTGGCTCTGGATGGCCGCCCTCTGCGTTACCGGAGCGGCGGGACACTTCACGCTTATCAAGTGCTACGAGGTCGCCGAGGCCAGCGCGGTCCAGCCCTTCGCCTATCTGCAGCTGGTCTTCGCCAGCACCATCGGCATCCTGTTCTTTTCCGAAACGATCCGGCTCAACGTGGCGCTCGGCGCGGGTCTGATCGTGGCCGCCGGGTTGTTTACCCTCTGGCGCCAGCGGCTGCGCGGCTAG
- the mnmD gene encoding tRNA (5-methylaminomethyl-2-thiouridine)(34)-methyltransferase MnmD, translating to MQDQQAELEWRDGDVPVSTRFDDPYFSLENGLAETRHVFLGGNDLPARFRDGFHIAELGFGTGLNFLTALQAWRAAELPGTLYFNSFEAFPMENAEIERALSVFPDLPVEALALQCGGPFASTTTGPDFILRIVIGDARTTLPNWEGQADAWFLDGFSPAKNPELWQEDLLQQVGQHTAPGGTAATYTAAGFVRRGLQAAGFEVTRVPGYGRKRHMTRARKT from the coding sequence ATGCAGGACCAGCAGGCAGAACTGGAATGGCGTGACGGCGACGTCCCTGTCTCCACCCGGTTCGACGACCCGTATTTCAGCCTGGAAAATGGCCTGGCCGAGACGCGTCACGTCTTTCTGGGTGGCAACGACCTGCCTGCCCGGTTCCGCGACGGCTTTCACATCGCCGAGCTGGGCTTCGGCACCGGCCTCAACTTCCTGACCGCGCTTCAGGCATGGCGCGCGGCAGAGCTACCCGGCACCTTGTATTTCAACAGTTTCGAAGCGTTCCCGATGGAAAACGCCGAGATCGAACGCGCCCTCTCGGTCTTCCCCGACCTGCCTGTCGAGGCGCTCGCACTGCAATGCGGCGGCCCCTTCGCCAGCACGACAACCGGTCCCGATTTCATCCTGCGCATCGTTATAGGGGACGCCCGCACCACTCTGCCCAACTGGGAGGGCCAAGCCGACGCCTGGTTCCTCGACGGCTTTTCACCTGCCAAGAACCCAGAGCTATGGCAAGAGGACCTGTTGCAACAGGTGGGCCAACACACCGCACCGGGCGGCACCGCGGCCACCTACACCGCGGCTGGCTTCGTCCGGCGCGGATTGCAGGCCGCCGGGTTTGAAGTCACGCGCGTTCCGGGATACGGGCGCAAGCGGCACATGACCCGCGCAAGAAAGACCTGA